A single Pantoea rwandensis DNA region contains:
- the nifJ gene encoding pyruvate:ferredoxin (flavodoxin) oxidoreductase, translating to MITVDGNGAVASVAFRTSEVIAIYPITPSSTMAELADSWSGEGRRNIWGDIPRVVEMQSEGGAIATVHGALQTGALSTTFTSSQGLLLMIPTLYKLAGQLTPFVLHVAARTVATHALSIFGDHSDVMAVRQTGCAQLCASSVQEAQDFALISQMASLNSRVPFIHFCDGFRTSHEINKIVPISDETLQALMPKTAIAAHRARALTPDHPTIRGTSANPDTYFQSREATNPWYDACTDHVEAAMDAFAAETGRRYQPFEYYGHPQAERVIVMMGSGCGTAEEAIDVLLQRGEKVGLVKVRLYRPFSAAHLINALPASVQRVAVLDRTKEPGALGEPLFLDVMTALAEAFSRGERPTLPKVIGGRYGLSSKEFAPDAVLAVFRALQREQPPARFTVGIYDDVTHLSLPMEANIVPNQARLEALFYGLGSDGSVSASKNNLKIIGNATPWHVQGYFVYDSKKAGGLTVSHLRVSEHPIQSAYLVQQADFIGCHQLQFIDKYSMLDQLKPGGIFLLNTPYAADEVWSRLPQEVQSQLNHKQARFFVINAARIARECQLGARINTVMQMAFFKLTQILPGDSALTELQNATARSYSSKGEELVQRNWQALAMAQQALEAVPLQAVDQHSPHRPPVVSDSAPDFVKTVTAAMLAGLGDKLPVSALPPDGTWPVGTTQWEKRNIAEAIPIWQPDLCTQCNHCVAACPHAAIRAKVVAPEALDSAPASLASLDVKSRDMRGQKYVLQVAPEDCTGCNLCVEVCPASDRQHPEIKAINMQSRLEHVETEKANYDAFLALPEITAEQLERIDIRTSQLITPLFEYSGACSGCGETPYIKLLTQLYGDRLLIANATGCSSIYGGNLPSTPYTTNAEGRGPAWANSLFEDNAEFGLGFRLSVDQQKQRALRLLDQCAPLLPDDLVAALKQENVLTSLRREQIAQLRQLLSASSSAHAGELQVIADALVEKSVWLIGGDGWAYDIGYGGLDHVMSLSENVNVLVLDTQCYSNTGGQASKATPLGAVTKFGEQGKRKARKDLGVATMLYGHVYVAQISLGAQLNQTVKAIQEAEAWPGPSLIIAYSPCEEHGYDLAYSHEQMRLLTTSGFWPLYRFDPRRAEQGKAALALDSRPPTSVLEEALMNEQRFRQLQTREPEAAAQLWQEATEAANQRYQRLAEMAGKAEKSD from the coding sequence ATGATTACCGTCGACGGCAACGGTGCGGTGGCTTCGGTGGCTTTCCGCACCAGTGAAGTGATCGCCATTTATCCCATCACACCCAGCTCCACCATGGCTGAACTGGCCGACAGTTGGTCTGGCGAAGGTCGCCGCAATATCTGGGGTGATATCCCCCGCGTGGTGGAGATGCAATCAGAAGGCGGTGCGATCGCCACCGTGCACGGTGCATTGCAAACCGGCGCCCTTTCCACCACGTTCACGTCATCACAGGGCCTGCTGCTGATGATCCCAACACTGTATAAACTGGCCGGACAGTTAACGCCGTTTGTTCTGCATGTCGCAGCGCGCACTGTTGCCACGCATGCGCTGTCGATATTTGGCGATCACTCCGATGTGATGGCCGTTCGCCAGACCGGTTGCGCGCAGTTATGTGCCTCCAGCGTGCAGGAAGCCCAGGATTTCGCACTGATTTCACAGATGGCTTCACTGAATAGCCGCGTGCCCTTTATTCACTTCTGCGACGGCTTCCGCACCTCACATGAAATCAACAAAATCGTGCCGATCAGCGATGAAACGCTGCAGGCATTAATGCCGAAAACCGCGATTGCCGCGCATCGTGCACGCGCACTGACGCCGGATCACCCAACGATCCGCGGCACCTCTGCCAACCCTGACACCTATTTCCAGTCGCGCGAAGCCACCAACCCCTGGTATGACGCCTGCACCGACCATGTTGAAGCCGCTATGGACGCGTTTGCTGCTGAGACAGGCCGCCGCTATCAGCCGTTTGAGTATTATGGCCATCCGCAGGCTGAGCGCGTGATAGTGATGATGGGATCGGGCTGCGGCACCGCCGAAGAGGCGATTGACGTCCTGTTACAACGCGGCGAAAAAGTGGGATTGGTAAAAGTGCGCCTCTATCGCCCCTTCTCTGCGGCACATTTGATCAACGCGCTGCCCGCTTCCGTTCAGCGCGTGGCGGTGCTGGATCGCACCAAAGAGCCTGGCGCACTGGGTGAACCGCTGTTTCTGGATGTGATGACCGCGCTGGCTGAAGCCTTTAGCCGGGGTGAACGCCCGACGCTGCCGAAGGTGATTGGCGGACGCTACGGTCTATCATCGAAAGAGTTTGCTCCTGATGCTGTGCTCGCCGTGTTCCGTGCGCTGCAACGTGAACAGCCGCCTGCGCGTTTCACCGTGGGTATTTATGATGATGTCACGCACTTATCGCTGCCGATGGAAGCTAACATTGTGCCAAACCAGGCACGACTGGAAGCGCTGTTTTACGGCCTCGGCAGTGATGGCAGCGTAAGCGCCAGCAAAAACAATCTGAAGATCATCGGCAACGCCACGCCGTGGCATGTGCAAGGCTATTTCGTCTATGACTCGAAAAAAGCCGGCGGCCTGACCGTTTCCCATCTGCGCGTCAGTGAGCATCCCATCCAGTCAGCCTATCTGGTGCAGCAGGCGGATTTTATTGGCTGCCATCAACTGCAATTTATCGACAAGTATTCGATGCTTGATCAGCTAAAACCGGGCGGCATTTTTCTGCTGAACACGCCTTATGCCGCCGATGAAGTCTGGTCACGCTTGCCGCAGGAAGTACAGAGCCAGCTCAATCATAAACAGGCACGTTTCTTTGTCATCAACGCGGCGCGCATCGCGCGTGAATGCCAGCTTGGCGCGCGCATCAATACCGTGATGCAAATGGCATTCTTCAAGTTGACGCAGATCCTGCCCGGCGACAGTGCCTTAACGGAACTGCAAAATGCCACTGCACGCAGCTACAGCAGTAAAGGCGAGGAGCTGGTGCAACGTAACTGGCAGGCCCTGGCAATGGCGCAGCAAGCGCTGGAAGCGGTGCCGCTGCAGGCGGTTGATCAGCACAGCCCGCACCGTCCGCCGGTGGTATCCGATAGCGCACCGGATTTTGTCAAAACCGTCACCGCTGCCATGCTGGCGGGCTTAGGCGATAAACTCCCGGTGTCAGCACTGCCGCCGGACGGCACCTGGCCCGTCGGCACCACACAGTGGGAAAAACGCAACATTGCAGAAGCGATCCCCATCTGGCAACCCGACCTTTGTACGCAGTGTAACCACTGCGTAGCAGCCTGCCCACACGCGGCGATTCGTGCCAAAGTCGTCGCGCCTGAGGCACTGGATTCCGCACCGGCTTCCCTCGCTTCACTGGACGTCAAATCGCGCGATATGCGCGGCCAGAAATACGTGTTGCAGGTGGCGCCTGAGGATTGCACCGGCTGTAATCTCTGCGTGGAAGTGTGCCCAGCCAGCGATCGCCAGCATCCGGAAATTAAAGCCATCAACATGCAGTCCCGCCTCGAGCATGTCGAAACTGAAAAGGCGAATTACGATGCATTTCTTGCGCTGCCGGAAATCACTGCGGAACAGCTGGAACGTATTGATATTCGAACATCGCAGCTGATCACCCCCCTGTTCGAATACTCAGGTGCCTGCTCCGGCTGCGGGGAGACGCCGTACATTAAATTGCTGACGCAGTTGTATGGCGATCGCCTGTTGATTGCCAATGCCACCGGCTGCTCATCCATTTATGGCGGCAATCTCCCTTCCACGCCTTACACCACCAACGCAGAAGGACGCGGCCCAGCATGGGCAAATTCTCTGTTTGAAGATAACGCTGAGTTCGGACTCGGCTTCCGCTTGAGTGTCGATCAGCAAAAACAGCGTGCGCTCCGTTTGTTAGATCAGTGCGCGCCGCTGTTGCCTGATGACTTAGTGGCGGCACTTAAACAAGAGAATGTGCTGACATCGCTACGTCGTGAGCAAATTGCGCAACTGCGCCAGCTGTTGTCTGCCTCATCATCTGCGCACGCTGGCGAATTGCAGGTGATCGCCGATGCGCTGGTTGAGAAATCGGTCTGGCTGATTGGCGGTGATGGATGGGCCTATGACATCGGCTATGGCGGTCTTGATCATGTGATGAGCCTGAGCGAAAACGTCAATGTTCTGGTACTCGATACCCAGTGCTACTCCAATACCGGCGGACAAGCCTCCAAAGCCACGCCGCTCGGTGCAGTGACCAAGTTTGGCGAGCAAGGCAAGCGCAAAGCACGTAAGGATTTAGGCGTTGCCACCATGCTTTATGGGCATGTGTATGTGGCCCAAATCTCGCTGGGCGCGCAGTTGAATCAGACGGTGAAAGCGATTCAGGAAGCTGAAGCCTGGCCCGGCCCATCGCTGATCATCGCCTACAGTCCGTGTGAAGAGCACGGCTACGATCTCGCCTACAGCCATGAGCAGATGCGATTGTTGACCACCAGTGGATTCTGGCCGCTGTATCGTTTTGATCCGCGTCGGGCCGAGCAAGGCAAAGCGGCACTGGCGCTGGACTCTCGCCCGCCTACCTCGGTGCTGGAAGAGGCGTTGATGAACGAGCAGCGTTTCCGCCAGTTGCAAACCCGTGAACCGGAAGCCGCTGCGCAGCTATGGCAGGAAGCAACCGAAGCCGCCAATCAACGCTATCAGCGACTGGCGGAAATGGCCGGTAAAGCAGAGAAAAGTGACTAA
- a CDS encoding MgtC/SapB family protein — protein MLTDMLIRIALAGVLGGLIGLERQMRAKEAGLRTHILVGIGSAMFMLVSKYGFADMLDSDHVPLDPSRIAAQVVSGMGFLGAGTIIIQKQVVKGLTTAAGLWVTAAIGLVIGSGMYEIGIYGTVLALVVLETFRRISHWLIGRHHTLMVHLKPKSVPLVLLVLQRENIRYGHIAVVNRDEENGLCELSVEVTLSRNAAIHSIYDKVMEIKGVQSLEMM, from the coding sequence ATGCTAACGGACATGTTGATCCGTATTGCGCTCGCCGGCGTTTTGGGTGGGCTGATTGGTCTCGAACGTCAGATGCGCGCCAAAGAGGCCGGTTTACGCACCCATATTTTGGTGGGTATCGGCAGCGCCATGTTTATGCTGGTATCGAAATATGGCTTCGCCGACATGCTTGATAGTGATCACGTGCCGCTCGATCCCAGCCGAATTGCGGCGCAGGTCGTGAGCGGGATGGGCTTCCTGGGTGCCGGGACCATCATCATTCAAAAACAAGTGGTAAAGGGTTTAACCACCGCCGCAGGCTTGTGGGTCACCGCAGCGATTGGCCTGGTGATTGGTAGCGGCATGTATGAAATTGGTATCTATGGCACGGTGTTAGCGTTGGTGGTGTTAGAGACCTTCCGCCGCATCAGCCATTGGTTAATCGGCCGCCATCATACCTTGATGGTGCACCTCAAACCCAAAAGTGTGCCGCTGGTGTTGCTGGTGCTGCAACGCGAAAATATTCGCTATGGTCATATCGCCGTGGTGAATCGGGATGAAGAAAATGGCCTGTGTGAACTCAGCGTAGAGGTGACATTGTCACGCAATGCCGCAATTCACTCTATTTACGATAAAGTGATGGAGATCAAAGGCGTTCAGTCACTGGAAATGATGTAA
- a CDS encoding putative hemolysin yields MNAATLLLAGAALLLSACSSNSDDEPPQQATAAHVQPHVVMASMAEVNCSNAGGTLAFSRQLDGSRIGMCQLANGRRCDEQALMGGQCAR; encoded by the coding sequence ATGAATGCCGCTACCTTACTGCTGGCCGGTGCAGCACTGTTACTTTCTGCCTGCAGCAGCAACAGTGATGACGAACCACCGCAACAGGCTACCGCAGCACACGTTCAACCACATGTTGTGATGGCCTCCATGGCCGAAGTGAATTGCAGTAATGCCGGGGGAACACTGGCGTTTTCACGTCAGCTAGATGGATCGCGTATAGGCATGTGTCAGTTAGCCAACGGCCGTCGTTGTGACGAGCAGGCGCTGATGGGTGGACAGTGCGCCCGCTGA
- a CDS encoding 2-hydroxyacid dehydrogenase: MKVAVYSTKHYDQKYLEHVNASFGFELQFFDFLLSETTAKNAAGCDAVCIFVNDDGSKGVLEELAALGVKTIALRCAGFNNVDLAAAESLGLQVVRVPAYSPEAVAEHAVGLMMTLNRRIHRAYQRTRDANFSLDGLTGFNMHGKTAGVVGTGKIGVATLRILKGFGMRLLAFDPYPNAAALEMGVEYVDLKTLFAESDVITLHCPMTPENHHLLNAQAFNQMKDGVMIINTSRGGLIDSQAAIDALKQQKIGSLGMDVYENERDLFFEDKSNDVIQDDVFRRLSACHNVLFTGHQAFLTAEALTAISETTLSNLSQLERGETCPNQVKA; the protein is encoded by the coding sequence ATGAAAGTTGCGGTTTACAGTACCAAACATTACGACCAGAAATACCTCGAACACGTCAATGCCAGCTTTGGATTTGAGCTGCAATTTTTTGACTTCCTGCTCAGCGAAACCACCGCCAAGAATGCCGCCGGCTGCGATGCCGTGTGCATTTTCGTCAATGATGATGGCAGTAAAGGGGTGCTGGAGGAGCTGGCAGCACTGGGCGTGAAAACGATCGCGTTACGCTGTGCCGGGTTTAATAATGTCGATCTTGCCGCAGCCGAAAGTCTGGGCCTGCAGGTGGTGCGTGTACCGGCCTACTCGCCGGAAGCCGTGGCGGAACATGCGGTGGGATTAATGATGACGCTGAATCGCCGCATTCACCGCGCCTATCAACGCACACGTGATGCTAACTTCTCACTGGATGGGCTGACCGGCTTTAATATGCACGGCAAAACGGCGGGTGTCGTTGGCACCGGTAAAATCGGCGTGGCAACCTTGCGCATCCTGAAAGGCTTTGGCATGCGTTTACTGGCGTTTGATCCTTACCCAAACGCTGCGGCACTCGAAATGGGTGTCGAGTATGTCGACCTCAAAACGCTGTTTGCCGAATCCGATGTGATTACCTTGCATTGCCCAATGACGCCGGAAAATCATCATCTGTTGAACGCGCAAGCCTTTAACCAGATGAAGGATGGCGTGATGATCATCAACACCAGTCGTGGTGGCCTGATCGACTCACAGGCAGCCATTGATGCGCTGAAGCAGCAAAAGATAGGTTCGCTGGGTATGGACGTGTATGAAAATGAGCGCGATCTGTTCTTTGAAGATAAATCGAATGATGTGATTCAGGACGATGTGTTCCGTCGCCTGTCAGCCTGCCATAACGTGTTGTTCACCGGCCATCAGGCATTCCTGACCGCCGAAGCCCTGACCGCGATTTCCGAAACCACGCTCAGCAATTTAAGTCAGCTTGAACGTGGCGAAACCTGCCCGAATCAGGTGAAAGCGTAA
- a CDS encoding YdbH family protein, translating into MSRGLRRTLAALLALILLLLGLLLTLTQWLPRLAGIWLPENTRVELNGSPRWHHGGVHFPAVRYLAGDCELATVKDVALGWQDKRWQLSAQAVQLNSDCLQALPQSEASGAPRSLAEWQQMLPGADIHLEQLSILPWQQYAGRFDLSLDKTVQQLHYQGDNLQVDARLQGQQLQIAQLQLSHPLLPKPLDLHGELTLPTFANGLPIAGELSGDVNLAQWPQPLAVTLNWQQQQGTLVINQQGDDQPLLQLPWQVDAQQIRITQGHWRWPQADQPLSGGLALTLEHWQQGLENTQVSGRFNLLTAGRGGKGNLVLSVGPGKLSLTDSALPFQLTGESKFADLQLFGSMPGMLHGMLTDPQITFKQGALLRLRGRLLSTLEVDEARWPLAGVTLASRGINGRLQAILKAHDPNFGRFTLHLDGRASDFWPDSGRWNWRYWGDGLMQPLNAKWDVKGTGSWQDTLISLDTLNTGFDQLAYGMVQVDKPRLTLTAPVRWQRDVAHPAFNGGFTLKSGQTQFSYGGWLPPSELRFEAKGSDPSRFIWRGQLTAEDIGPVRVHGRWDGERLRGEAWWPAQSLAVFQPLLSSDLKMRIQSGELRAQMAFSAATQQGFEAGGFWEVKQGSVWMPDSEINGIDFTLPFRLKDHQWQLGRRGPVSLRIAEVKNQFALQNITADLQGHYPWQERQPLTLSNVNLDLLGGHVSMPELRMPQHEPARVSLREIDLSRLITAIKPKQFAMSGKVNGELPLWVNNPQWLIEKGWIANSGPLTFRMDKDMADAIVSNNFAAGAAMDWLRYMEISRSWATLDLDNFGNLTMQSEVKGTSQFSNRRQSINLNYRHQENLFQLWRSLRFGDNLQSWVEQNATLPSKKDPQP; encoded by the coding sequence ATGTCGCGGGGCCTCCGTCGAACACTTGCTGCGCTACTGGCGCTGATACTGCTGCTGTTGGGATTATTGCTGACGCTGACGCAATGGTTGCCGCGTCTGGCGGGGATCTGGCTGCCGGAAAATACCCGCGTGGAGCTCAATGGCTCACCGCGCTGGCATCACGGCGGCGTGCATTTTCCGGCGGTACGCTATCTGGCCGGTGATTGCGAACTGGCGACAGTGAAAGATGTGGCGCTGGGTTGGCAAGATAAACGCTGGCAGCTCAGTGCACAGGCTGTGCAGCTTAATAGTGATTGCCTGCAAGCCCTGCCACAGAGCGAAGCCAGCGGTGCACCACGCAGTCTGGCCGAATGGCAACAGATGCTGCCGGGCGCCGATATCCATCTGGAGCAACTGAGTATTTTACCTTGGCAGCAATATGCCGGTCGTTTTGATCTCAGCCTCGATAAAACCGTCCAGCAGTTGCACTATCAGGGCGATAACCTCCAGGTTGATGCACGTTTGCAAGGGCAGCAACTGCAGATCGCACAACTCCAGCTCAGCCATCCTCTGCTGCCAAAACCGCTCGATTTGCACGGAGAGTTAACGCTGCCCACCTTTGCCAATGGGTTACCGATTGCGGGCGAACTCAGCGGCGACGTCAATCTGGCGCAGTGGCCGCAGCCACTGGCAGTGACGCTTAACTGGCAGCAGCAGCAGGGCACGCTGGTGATAAATCAACAGGGCGACGATCAGCCTTTGTTACAGTTACCCTGGCAGGTCGATGCACAGCAGATTCGTATCACCCAGGGACATTGGCGCTGGCCGCAAGCCGATCAGCCGCTGTCAGGCGGTCTGGCGCTCACGCTGGAGCACTGGCAGCAGGGGCTGGAAAACACTCAAGTCAGCGGACGGTTTAACCTGCTCACCGCGGGGCGCGGAGGTAAGGGAAACCTGGTGCTGAGTGTCGGGCCGGGAAAATTGAGCCTGACTGACAGCGCGTTACCGTTCCAGCTGACCGGCGAAAGTAAGTTTGCCGATCTGCAGTTATTCGGCAGTATGCCGGGAATGCTACACGGCATGCTGACTGACCCGCAAATCACGTTCAAACAAGGCGCACTGCTGCGCCTGCGTGGACGCTTGCTGTCGACGCTGGAAGTGGACGAAGCGCGCTGGCCGCTGGCGGGTGTCACGCTGGCTTCGCGCGGCATTAATGGCCGTCTGCAGGCCATTTTAAAGGCACACGATCCCAACTTTGGTCGCTTCACGCTGCATCTTGATGGCCGCGCCAGCGATTTCTGGCCAGACAGCGGACGCTGGAACTGGCGATACTGGGGCGATGGATTGATGCAGCCACTCAATGCCAAATGGGATGTGAAGGGCACGGGCAGCTGGCAGGATACGTTAATCAGCCTGGACACACTCAACACCGGTTTTGATCAACTGGCTTATGGCATGGTGCAGGTTGATAAACCGCGCCTGACCTTGACCGCACCGGTGCGCTGGCAGCGAGACGTTGCGCATCCGGCTTTCAACGGTGGTTTTACCCTGAAATCCGGTCAGACGCAGTTTAGCTATGGCGGCTGGTTGCCACCTTCAGAACTGCGCTTTGAGGCCAAAGGCAGCGATCCGAGTCGCTTTATCTGGCGTGGACAACTGACTGCTGAGGATATCGGCCCGGTGCGGGTTCACGGTCGCTGGGATGGTGAGCGTCTGCGTGGTGAAGCCTGGTGGCCCGCGCAGTCATTAGCCGTGTTCCAGCCGCTGCTCAGCAGCGATTTGAAGATGCGCATTCAGTCAGGTGAACTGCGGGCACAAATGGCGTTTTCTGCGGCCACCCAACAGGGCTTCGAAGCTGGTGGTTTCTGGGAAGTGAAACAAGGCAGCGTGTGGATGCCGGACAGCGAAATCAATGGCATCGACTTCACGCTGCCATTCCGCCTCAAGGATCACCAATGGCAGTTAGGGCGGCGTGGTCCGGTTTCACTGCGCATCGCCGAGGTCAAAAATCAGTTTGCCTTGCAGAACATTACCGCCGATCTGCAGGGTCACTATCCATGGCAGGAGCGCCAGCCGCTCACGCTGAGCAACGTCAATCTCGATCTGCTGGGCGGTCATGTCAGCATGCCAGAGCTGAGGATGCCGCAGCATGAGCCCGCGCGCGTTTCACTGCGCGAGATTGACCTCAGCAGGCTGATCACGGCAATCAAACCGAAGCAGTTTGCCATGTCGGGCAAAGTGAATGGCGAGCTGCCGCTGTGGGTGAATAATCCACAATGGTTGATTGAGAAAGGCTGGATTGCCAATAGCGGCCCGCTGACGTTCCGAATGGACAAAGATATGGCCGATGCCATCGTCAGCAATAATTTTGCTGCGGGAGCCGCCATGGACTGGCTGCGCTACATGGAGATTTCCCGTTCGTGGGCAACATTAGATCTCGATAATTTCGGCAATCTTACGATGCAGTCCGAAGTGAAAGGCACCAGTCAGTTTAGTAATCGCCGACAATCAATCAATCTCAACTATCGGCATCAGGAAAATCTGTTCCAGCTGTGGCGCAGCCTGCGCTTTGGCGATAATTTGCAATCCTGGGTGGAACAAAATGCCACCCTGCCATCGAAGAAGGATCCCCAACCATGA
- a CDS encoding YnbE family lipoprotein, translating to MSLRALLVLAAGLPLIGCVPRIEVAAPKEPITINMNVKIEHEIHIKVDKDVEALLKNQSGLF from the coding sequence ATGAGCCTCAGGGCATTGCTGGTGTTGGCAGCTGGGCTGCCGCTGATCGGTTGCGTGCCGCGCATTGAAGTGGCGGCACCGAAAGAGCCGATCACCATCAATATGAACGTGAAGATCGAACATGAAATCCACATCAAGGTCGATAAAGATGTGGAAGCGTTGCTGAAAAACCAAAGCGGCCTGTTTTGA
- a CDS encoding YdbL family protein has translation MKSKAMAWLLALLLVPSAWALTLDEARQQGRVGETLSGYVAARQQDDETLALVKRINDGRTQQYQRVAQQNNLTTSEVARIAGEKLVSRAGSGEYVRGINGQWIRK, from the coding sequence ATGAAATCAAAAGCGATGGCATGGTTGCTGGCGCTGCTGCTGGTGCCTTCAGCCTGGGCACTGACGCTGGATGAAGCGCGGCAGCAGGGGCGCGTCGGTGAAACTCTCAGTGGCTATGTGGCGGCGCGTCAGCAAGACGATGAAACGCTGGCGCTGGTGAAACGGATTAACGATGGCCGTACGCAGCAATATCAGCGCGTCGCGCAGCAGAATAATCTCACTACCAGCGAAGTGGCACGTATCGCAGGAGAGAAACTGGTGAGTCGCGCGGGCAGCGGGGAATATGTGCGCGGCATCAACGGGCAGTGGATACGTAAGTAA
- the azoR gene encoding FMN-dependent NADH-azoreductase: MSKVLVLKSSILAGYSQSNQLADFYAEEARAKGNEVTVRDLAAQPIPVLDGELVGALRPSDAPLSPRQQEALALSDELIAELQAHDTVVIAAPMYNFNIPTQLKNYFDLIARAGVTFRYTEAGPEGLVTGKRAVILSSRGGIHKDTPTDLLTPYVKLFLGFIGITDVNFVFAEGIAYGPEVATKAANDAKDAIKQIVAA; the protein is encoded by the coding sequence ATGAGCAAAGTTTTAGTTCTGAAATCAAGCATTCTGGCCGGTTATTCTCAGTCAAACCAACTGGCTGACTTCTACGCTGAAGAAGCGCGCGCTAAAGGTAATGAAGTGACCGTTCGCGATCTGGCTGCTCAGCCAATTCCGGTTCTGGATGGCGAGTTGGTTGGCGCACTGCGTCCTTCCGATGCTCCGCTGTCTCCACGTCAGCAGGAAGCTCTGGCGCTGTCTGATGAGCTGATTGCAGAACTGCAAGCGCATGACACTGTGGTTATCGCTGCGCCAATGTACAACTTCAACATCCCGACTCAGTTGAAAAACTATTTCGACCTGATCGCACGTGCTGGCGTCACCTTCCGTTACACCGAAGCGGGCCCGGAAGGTCTGGTCACCGGTAAACGTGCCGTGATCCTGTCCAGCCGTGGTGGTATCCACAAAGATACCCCAACCGATCTGCTGACCCCATACGTGAAATTGTTCCTGGGCTTCATCGGCATCACCGATGTGAACTTCGTGTTCGCGGAAGGTATTGCTTATGGTCCAGAGGTGGCAACCAAAGCGGCTAACGACGCTAAAGATGCCATCAAGCAAATTGTTGCTGCGTAA